The following are encoded together in the Paraburkholderia sp. BL10I2N1 genome:
- a CDS encoding alpha amylase C-terminal domain-containing protein has protein sequence MSTTRTQGDVKMGANLVPGGVTFRLWAPSAQNVYVLTGAQLQAAEQSGFQPGPDSAMFSLGDGSWSAYVAGLGEGTPYRFWVKGTGSTGLKRDPRARELGTAPAYPVCDCIIRDVARFPWHDEDFRAPAFNDLILYQLHIGTYYAVDPQGQDKRRTIGKFLDLLDRIEYLSDLGINGVQFMPVQEYPSETSRGYNGLDLYSPEIDYQVEDRQELLRYLNKANGLLAACGKPPLTPDQLSAGQDQLKCVVDLFHLKGIAVLFDLVFNHAGPGFNDQCFKFLDRQQYGDDNRSLYFTDQTWVGGNIFAYWNQDVRQFLIDNVKQCVEEYHIDGVRYDEVTVIDANGGGRFCQDVSSTARAEKPQAIQIAEYWGGDRAAAIRSAPGGLGFDAAWSDKVRLGIRTAVQQAGGGYDASVDMRALLGCLYRPDGFDAAWRAVNMLEDHDVVFAGRDLRMARLADTTDARSWFARSRARLAMGLLMAAPGIPQIFMGQEILEDKQWSDDINFHADLLIWWDGLGVDAVMKDYHSFCRDVIHLRATLRGLRGDSMNAWVTNEQDRVIAIHRWINLVGEDVLFVANLQETNRYGYRVGFPSGGRWREIFNSDFYDGFPNPQVVGNDGSIVVEGGEGWNGMPASAAITLPANGFVVFCR, from the coding sequence ATGTCAACCACCCGGACTCAAGGCGACGTCAAGATGGGCGCGAACCTGGTACCCGGAGGCGTGACGTTCCGGCTCTGGGCACCTTCAGCCCAGAACGTCTACGTGTTGACCGGCGCGCAATTGCAGGCCGCTGAACAGAGTGGATTTCAGCCCGGCCCGGATAGCGCGATGTTCAGTCTTGGCGACGGATCGTGGAGCGCCTACGTCGCGGGTCTGGGAGAGGGAACGCCATACAGGTTCTGGGTGAAGGGTACAGGCAGCACCGGGCTCAAGCGTGACCCGCGCGCCCGCGAGTTGGGCACCGCACCGGCTTACCCCGTGTGCGACTGCATTATCCGCGACGTGGCGCGTTTCCCATGGCATGACGAAGACTTTCGTGCGCCCGCGTTCAACGACCTCATCCTGTACCAGCTGCATATCGGAACGTACTACGCGGTAGACCCTCAAGGGCAGGACAAGCGGCGCACCATCGGCAAGTTTCTCGATCTGCTCGATCGCATTGAATACCTGAGCGATCTCGGGATCAACGGCGTGCAGTTCATGCCGGTACAGGAATATCCGAGCGAAACCAGCCGCGGATACAACGGCCTCGACCTTTACTCGCCGGAAATCGACTACCAGGTCGAGGATCGGCAGGAACTTCTCCGCTATCTGAACAAGGCGAATGGGTTGCTGGCGGCGTGCGGCAAGCCTCCTTTGACGCCCGATCAGTTGAGCGCCGGACAGGATCAACTGAAATGCGTCGTCGACCTGTTCCATCTCAAAGGTATTGCGGTGTTGTTCGACCTGGTATTCAACCACGCCGGCCCGGGTTTCAATGACCAGTGCTTCAAGTTTCTCGATCGCCAGCAATATGGCGACGACAATCGCAGCCTGTACTTCACCGATCAAACCTGGGTGGGCGGAAACATATTCGCTTATTGGAACCAGGATGTCCGCCAGTTCCTGATCGACAACGTCAAGCAGTGCGTCGAGGAGTATCACATCGATGGTGTGCGCTATGACGAGGTCACGGTGATCGACGCAAATGGCGGCGGCCGTTTTTGCCAGGATGTCAGCAGCACGGCCCGTGCGGAAAAACCGCAGGCCATCCAGATTGCGGAATATTGGGGCGGTGACCGTGCCGCTGCGATCCGGTCCGCACCCGGCGGACTCGGATTCGATGCGGCATGGTCCGACAAGGTGCGGCTCGGCATTCGCACCGCCGTGCAGCAGGCTGGCGGTGGATACGACGCGTCTGTCGACATGCGGGCGCTGCTCGGGTGTCTCTATCGACCAGACGGCTTTGACGCGGCGTGGCGCGCAGTCAATATGCTGGAAGATCACGACGTCGTGTTCGCTGGAAGGGATTTGCGCATGGCAAGGCTGGCCGACACGACCGACGCGCGTTCATGGTTTGCGCGAAGCAGGGCAAGACTGGCAATGGGCTTGTTGATGGCGGCGCCCGGCATACCGCAGATCTTCATGGGGCAGGAGATTCTTGAAGACAAACAATGGAGCGACGACATCAATTTCCACGCGGATCTGCTCATCTGGTGGGACGGACTTGGCGTTGATGCCGTAATGAAGGACTACCACTCCTTTTGTCGGGATGTCATTCATCTGCGCGCCACGCTGCGCGGATTGCGGGGCGATTCGATGAATGCGTGGGTGACAAACGAACAGGACCGCGTGATCGCCATTCACCGCTGGATCAATCTGGTCGGAGAGGATGTCCTGTTCGTTGCCAATCTCCAGGAAACGAATCGATATGGCTACCGCGTTGGCTTTCCCTCCGGTGGGCGTTGGCGCGAGATTTTCAACAGCGACTTCTACGACGGTTTTCCGAATCCCCAGGTCGTCGGAAACGATGGGAGCATCGTCGTCGAGGGTGGCGAAGGCTGGAATGGAATGCCCGCGTCCGCTGCCATTACGCTACCGGCCAATGGTTTCGTCGTGTTTTGTCGTTGA
- a CDS encoding cupin domain-containing protein, with translation MQLLHDEVVPVRPGVTPDYQEANPIVRLLALIEGAVLAEGRECYTFDKLQYLFPIRTLQLYGPSAPNSSNMLDPCSQDDKQDFQKQNVRSFTTGDTELIRGLVSVGDWTGPFIRISYRAGPDSVLALRTQGGLGPAIRLWIKVGAVASTVLRRVPYDDESGRYAIELWGWTGTPADLRAALGPRGQVAFDLGALVADPVLVPGGDDFTREALDGKKVNDVAPDHALHPTLPLHIELAWADEAGQVWDSLDGANYQFEFNMILRGWEHFLKVGTSQFPHGGLGFLEYRNLLSNYWGYAGLQELGRTIPPWSFDAFGHKAPAPDRHESFMTVDYMDLHIIRANAAIGLHRHRDNQEVFMAIGDRAGLMVMGDWAKLPNRERCFEVRTLNPGHLTLLKGGNLHALINPTDQDMFVFMFGGYD, from the coding sequence ATGCAGCTCCTGCACGATGAAGTAGTGCCCGTTCGTCCGGGTGTGACACCCGATTACCAGGAAGCGAACCCGATCGTCAGGTTGCTGGCCCTGATCGAGGGCGCCGTGCTGGCTGAAGGAAGGGAGTGCTATACCTTCGACAAGCTGCAATACCTTTTTCCGATCCGGACACTGCAACTGTACGGCCCGAGCGCGCCCAACAGCAGCAACATGCTGGATCCTTGCTCGCAGGACGACAAACAGGACTTTCAGAAGCAGAACGTCAGGTCGTTCACGACGGGCGACACCGAGCTCATACGAGGCCTTGTTTCGGTGGGGGACTGGACCGGCCCGTTCATCCGGATCTCCTATCGGGCCGGACCTGATTCGGTTCTGGCCTTGCGCACGCAAGGCGGCCTGGGGCCGGCTATCAGGCTGTGGATCAAGGTCGGCGCGGTTGCTTCGACGGTATTAAGGCGCGTGCCATACGACGACGAGTCCGGTCGCTATGCGATCGAGTTATGGGGATGGACGGGAACGCCAGCCGACCTGCGTGCCGCACTCGGCCCGCGTGGCCAGGTAGCGTTCGACCTCGGCGCGCTGGTTGCGGATCCTGTGCTTGTTCCTGGGGGCGACGACTTTACCCGCGAGGCACTGGATGGCAAAAAAGTCAACGACGTAGCGCCCGATCACGCCCTGCATCCAACCTTGCCGCTGCATATCGAGCTGGCCTGGGCCGACGAGGCGGGGCAGGTATGGGATTCGCTCGACGGCGCTAATTACCAGTTCGAATTCAACATGATTCTTCGCGGCTGGGAGCATTTTCTGAAGGTCGGAACCAGTCAGTTTCCGCACGGGGGACTGGGCTTTCTCGAATATCGCAACCTGCTGTCGAACTATTGGGGCTATGCCGGTTTGCAGGAGCTTGGCCGCACGATTCCACCATGGAGCTTTGATGCGTTCGGACACAAGGCGCCGGCACCCGATCGCCATGAATCGTTCATGACCGTCGACTACATGGACCTGCACATCATTCGTGCAAATGCTGCGATCGGCCTGCATCGACACCGTGACAATCAGGAAGTGTTCATGGCGATCGGCGATCGTGCCGGCTTGATGGTGATGGGCGACTGGGCGAAACTGCCGAACCGCGAACGCTGTTTCGAGGTACGCACACTGAACCCTGGCCATCTCACGTTGCTCAAGGGTGGCAATCTGCACGCACTGATCAATCCCACGGATCAGGACATGTTCGTGTTCATGTTTGGCGGTTACGACTAG